The Halictus rubicundus isolate RS-2024b unplaced genomic scaffold, iyHalRubi1_principal scaffold0029, whole genome shotgun sequence genome window below encodes:
- the LOC143363276 gene encoding uncharacterized protein LOC143363276 has protein sequence MADLVGNQRIIGQRISRIVVNLKKRGKANISMGMLQAGLSTLQELWADFRKGDSLVRAAAETDTKVRESSYLKADEYEDIQLDFIEQSGLLRDMISELKAAATVKEATNSNATAGETTSARSRAVLPKMSLPTFDGQYKDWPPFRDLFTSLIIADASLSPVERLHYLKGCMKGSAASLLKNVKTTAENFQVAWEKLEDRFENRRLLVQAQIRLLTKLHPVHKESSAEMQRLFDETFDAVDALANLDRPVTNATDWIVELTVERLDRQSRREWEESVKFCKELPTLEQLKTFMIGRIQTCEALEAPQSEGTAPRKTSQARGFKVHQVSKVGAAGRSCCLCQDQHYIQNCRQFRDQTPAERKDTVRRLSLCFNCLGNHQAHDCKSAKRCQRCEGKHHTMIHDAAPPAQENSSAGIHVQQVSTPVSSSAVILGTARVSVLGPLGHRSLVRVLIDPGSEVSLVSEALAQRLGLRRNQARIPLRGVGRSRAQFTRGKTELTIWTHHGQETPLRIQAYVISELSTYQPRHLPSPGGWPHIQGLKLADPGFHHSDPVDILLGAESYGLILLEGVKKGPPHTPVAQETLFGWILTGGSQSASCRGSADRVEAPVHHCRVDRELMASLSRFWEQEEIEVSIPVTEEDRRAEDHFAASYNRQPDGRFMVRLPFKTRPELGESRRTAVRTLDGLSSKFRRSTEFRVAYQDFLATYEALGHMSSTSPAHVNTYYLPHHGVLRESSTTTKLRVVFNGSMPL, from the coding sequence ATGGGAATGCTGCAAGCTGGCCTTAGCACGCTGCAAGAGCTGTGGGCTGATTTTCGGAAGGGAGATTCTCTCGTTAGAGCCGCAGCTGAGACGGACACGAAGGTTCGGGAAAGCTCATACCTCAAGGCCGATGAGTACGAGGACATCCAGCTGGATTTCATCGAACAGTCTGGATTGTTGCGAGACATGATATCAGAGCTGAAGGCCGCGGCGACCGTTAAGGAAGCAACAAATTCAAACGCAACGGCAGGCGAGACGACCTCCGCAAGGTCACGCGCAGTGTTGCCCAAGATGTCTCTTCCAACGTTCGACGGACAGTACAAGGACTGGCCTCCGTTTCGCGATCTATTTACGTCGCTTATCATTGCGGAcgcttctctctctccggtCGAGCGTCTCCATTATTTAAAGGGATGCATGAAGGGCAGCGCAGCGTCCCTACTGAAGAACGTCAAGACGACCGCTGAGAATTTCCAAGTCGCCTGGGAGAAGCTGGAGGATCGCTTCGAGAATCGACGGTTGCTAGTACAGGCTCAAATCCGACTGCTGACGAAGCTCCATCCGGTCCATAAGGAGTCCTCCGCCGAGATGCAGCGGCTTTTCGACGAGACCTTCGACGCCGTCGATGCTCTGGCCAATCTGGATCGTCCGGTCACCAACGCCACAGATTGGATCGTCGAACTAACCGTCGAGCGGCTTGACCGGCAGTCGCGGCGTGAGTGGGAGGAGTCGGTGAAGTTCTGTAAAGAATTACCCACGCTGGAGCAACTGAAGACCTTCATGATCGGTCGCATACAAACCTGCGAAGCATTAGAGGCCCCCCAGTCGGAAGGTACAGCACCCCGGAAAACCTCGCAGGCCCGGGGCTTCAAGGTGCACCAGGTGTCCAAGGTTGGCGCTGCCGGGAGGTCCTGCTGTCTTTGCCAGGACCAGCATTACATCCAGAACTGCCGACAATTCCGCGATCAGACTCCCGCCGAGCGCAAGGACACGGTCCGAAGACTGAGCCTGTGCTTCAACTGCCTCGGCAACCATCAAGCGCACGATTGCAAGTCTGCTAAACGCTGCCAGCGGTGCGAGGGGAAACACCACACGATGATTCACGATGCAGCTCCACCCGCTCAGGAGAATAGCTCAGCTGGAATTCACGTGCAGCAGGTGTCCACGCCCGTAAGTAGTTCCGCGGTTATTCTCGGTACCGCTCGGGTGTCAGTTCTAGGTCCGCTTGGTCACCGCAGTCTTGTCCGAGTACTCATAGACCCCGGAAGCGAAGTCTCACTGGTCTCCGAAGCACTGGCGCAGCGGCTTGGCCTCCGGAGAAATCAGGCCCGTATTCCTCTTCGCGGAGTCGGCCGCTCAAGGGCTCAGTTTACCCGGGGGAAGACGGAGCTGACCATCTGGACTCATCACGGGCAGGAGACACCGTTAAGGATTCAGGCCTACGTGATCTCCGAACTCTCGACGTATCAGCCTAGGCATCTACCATCGCCCGGCGGCTGGCCTCACATTCAGGGGCTGAAATTGGCTGACCCGGGCTTCCATCACTCCGATCCGGTCGACATTCTCCTAGGAGCCGAGTCCTACGGCCTCATACTCCTCGAAGGTGTCAAGAAGGGGCCCCCACACACGCCAGTTGCTCAGGAAACCCTCTTCGGCTGGATCTTGACAGGAGGATCCCAGTCGGCGAGCTGCAGGGGTTCAGCGGATCGGGTCGAGGCCCCCGTTCACCACTGCCGAGTAGATCGAGAGCTGATGGCCTCCTTGTCTAGGTTCTGGGAGCAAGAAGAGATCGAGGTGTCGATTCCTGTCACGGAGGAGGACCGCAGAGCCGAGGACCACTTCGCCGCGTCCTACAATCGGCAGCCAGATGGACGGTTCATGGTGCGTTTGCCGTTCAAGACCCGACCGGAGTTGGGAGAATCCAGGCGCACCGCCGTGCGGACACTTGACGGCCTGAGCTCCAAGTTTCGTCGTTCCACGGAGTTCAGGGTAGCTTACCAAGACTTCCTGGCCACCTACGAGGCGCTTGGGCACATGTCCTCGACATCTCCCGCTCATGTGAACACCTACTACCTTCCTCATCACGGGGTGCTGCGGGAGAGCAGCACTACGACCAAACTGAGGGTAGTTTTTAACGGCTCCATGCCcttgtga